A stretch of the Geovibrio thiophilus genome encodes the following:
- a CDS encoding cytochrome c3 family protein: protein MFNFIKVGFIALTLFLTAFAVYADKHPEEIGNKDCMECHAEVTPETVQQWEESAHGFTGVKCGVCHGDEFNFKKIPANETCRGCHAEQVENNFMADKPCAMCHPAHTFTVHKQKDYK from the coding sequence ATGTTTAATTTTATTAAGGTCGGCTTCATCGCGCTGACGTTATTCCTCACGGCTTTCGCCGTTTATGCGGATAAGCATCCTGAGGAGATAGGGAACAAGGACTGTATGGAGTGCCATGCTGAGGTGACTCCCGAGACGGTTCAGCAATGGGAAGAGAGCGCACACGGCTTCACAGGCGTTAAGTGCGGAGTATGTCACGGTGACGAGTTTAATTTCAAAAAAATTCCCGCAAACGAAACCTGTCGGGGCTGCCACGCAGAACAGGTGGAAAACAACTTCATGGCGGACAAGCCATGCGCCATGTGTCATCCGGCTCACACTTTCACCGTACATAAACAGAAAGACTACAAATAA
- a CDS encoding ABC transporter permease yields the protein MDSIPKFPLGDIIEKFIDFTTEHFSDFTRAVSDITETALDNLIDGMLFFHPILFIAVVGGLLFKFSGRKIAIGSVAGLLFILNLGLWNATVSTLALVLSATLVSIAVGIPLGIMAALYRPFNRVLMPLLDFMQTMPAFVYLIPAIPFFGLGPVSAIFTTVIFAMPPSIRLTCLGISQVPSELIEAADAFGSTKKQKLFKLQLPLAMPTIMAGVNQTIMLALSMVVIAAMIGAGGLGGEVWRAIQRLWMGRGFEAGIAVVIIAMILDRVTQRTAVKKK from the coding sequence ATGGATAGCATACCGAAGTTTCCCCTCGGGGATATAATTGAAAAATTTATCGATTTTACCACTGAGCATTTCTCCGATTTCACAAGGGCAGTGTCTGATATAACGGAAACCGCTCTGGATAACCTCATAGACGGGATGCTGTTTTTTCATCCCATATTGTTCATCGCCGTTGTCGGCGGGCTTCTGTTTAAGTTTTCAGGCAGAAAAATAGCCATAGGCAGTGTGGCGGGCTTGCTGTTTATACTGAATCTGGGACTTTGGAACGCAACAGTCTCAACTCTTGCTCTCGTGCTGTCGGCGACTCTGGTATCAATTGCCGTGGGCATACCTTTGGGTATTATGGCGGCGCTCTACAGACCGTTCAACAGGGTGCTTATGCCTCTGCTCGACTTCATGCAGACTATGCCCGCTTTCGTTTATCTGATTCCCGCTATTCCGTTTTTCGGTCTGGGTCCCGTGTCTGCCATTTTTACGACTGTGATATTCGCTATGCCTCCGTCCATAAGGCTCACCTGTCTCGGAATAAGTCAGGTTCCCTCAGAGCTCATTGAGGCTGCGGATGCGTTCGGCTCAACCAAAAAGCAGAAGCTGTTCAAGCTTCAGCTTCCCCTTGCCATGCCTACCATAATGGCGGGCGTGAACCAGACAATCATGCTGGCGCTCTCCATGGTGGTTATCGCCGCTATGATCGGCGCGGGAGGACTTGGCGGAGAGGTCTGGAGAGCTATACAGAGACTCTGGATGGGCAGAGGCTTTGAGGCGGGTATTGCGGTGGTGATCATTGCGATGATCCTTGACAGGGTCACGCAGAGAACAGCAGTTAAAAAGAAATAG
- a CDS encoding molybdopterin oxidoreductase family protein, whose translation MNVSRRDFIKLTAAASAAAAAGISFPEAVQAEEKADVDKWVKGACRFCGTGCGVYVGVKNGKAVAIKGNTDAKTNFGFLCVKGFLAFKCMYHKDRLKMPLVRQKDGKFKETSWNEALDLVANKFKYLRDKYGKDAVAYYGSGQCTTEETYTFNKLWKGGFRSNMVEGNPRLCMASAVAGYVSTFGSDEPMGSYSDIESSKCIFITGSNMSECHPVIYRRVMRHKMKNPDVKIIVCEPRRTSTSKIADLWLPNDPGTDLAVFHAMANVIITKNLHDRDFIAKHARITTGKDVVDFEEYKKFLAQFTPEAVEKLTRCPADHIVKAAEWFATSGATMSMWCMGLNQRKRGMWANNLVHNLHIITGNMGKPGADSFSLTGQPNACGGVRETGALSHLLPGTKPVANDKWRAHVEKAWDIPAGTIDPKPGFHTMLMFEKLGAESDAEKPVKGMLVSTTNPAQSLPNLNKYIRGMQDSFLVVLDIFPTRTTQLADVILPAAFLYEKGGVFGCSERRSQLTEKAVEPIGQAKPDLWIVAQIAKRMGFEKLIPWNGNDSMKANEQAWTDYITVTKDTEHTLWGATYDRLKKEKAGLQWPCPSVEHPGTERRYVRGLDPMFEHPAEKGNIPDSAQVYFYADAKKEGKLNLFLRPYEGPGEMPDKDFPFFLTTGRVVEQWHTGTMTMRIPEIARTHPNAYIELHPDDAKQLGITAGDMVEIVSRRGRSSMPARITKGTLPGVAFVPWHDQAMARMINFVCNDVVDPDSKEPEYKVAAVRINKISGPKDVADKYIISDVNAPFA comes from the coding sequence ATGAATGTTTCAAGACGGGATTTTATAAAGCTTACAGCCGCAGCGAGCGCAGCGGCGGCAGCGGGCATCTCTTTCCCCGAAGCCGTGCAGGCGGAGGAAAAAGCGGATGTTGATAAATGGGTAAAAGGCGCATGCCGTTTCTGCGGAACAGGCTGCGGTGTTTATGTGGGCGTTAAAAACGGCAAGGCGGTCGCGATAAAAGGAAACACCGATGCCAAGACAAACTTCGGGTTTCTCTGCGTTAAGGGTTTTCTCGCTTTTAAATGTATGTACCACAAGGACAGGCTGAAAATGCCCCTTGTCCGCCAGAAGGACGGCAAATTCAAAGAGACTTCATGGAACGAGGCGCTTGATCTCGTGGCAAATAAATTCAAATACCTCCGTGACAAATACGGCAAGGACGCTGTGGCTTACTACGGCAGCGGTCAGTGCACCACGGAAGAAACATACACATTCAACAAACTCTGGAAAGGCGGCTTCCGCAGCAACATGGTGGAAGGAAACCCCAGACTCTGCATGGCGTCCGCTGTTGCGGGATATGTCTCAACCTTCGGTTCAGATGAGCCCATGGGCAGCTATTCAGACATAGAAAGCTCAAAATGTATCTTCATCACCGGTTCAAACATGAGCGAATGCCACCCTGTAATCTACAGAAGGGTAATGCGCCATAAAATGAAAAACCCCGATGTGAAGATAATCGTCTGCGAACCCAGAAGAACCAGCACATCAAAAATAGCCGATCTCTGGCTTCCGAATGACCCGGGCACAGACCTTGCTGTTTTCCACGCTATGGCGAATGTTATCATCACCAAAAACCTGCACGACAGGGACTTCATCGCCAAACACGCCCGCATCACTACAGGCAAGGATGTTGTGGATTTTGAGGAGTATAAAAAATTTCTCGCGCAGTTCACCCCCGAGGCGGTGGAAAAGCTCACCAGATGTCCGGCAGACCATATAGTGAAGGCTGCGGAATGGTTCGCCACAAGCGGCGCTACCATGTCCATGTGGTGTATGGGTCTTAACCAGCGTAAAAGAGGGATGTGGGCAAACAACCTTGTGCATAACCTTCACATCATCACGGGGAATATGGGCAAGCCCGGGGCGGATTCCTTCTCGCTTACAGGTCAGCCCAATGCCTGCGGCGGCGTGCGTGAAACAGGCGCCCTCTCCCACCTTCTGCCCGGTACTAAGCCGGTGGCAAATGATAAATGGCGTGCCCATGTGGAAAAAGCTTGGGACATTCCGGCAGGTACAATAGACCCCAAGCCCGGGTTCCACACCATGCTGATGTTTGAAAAACTCGGCGCTGAGAGCGATGCTGAGAAACCTGTAAAAGGCATGCTGGTCAGCACCACCAACCCAGCTCAGTCTCTGCCCAATCTCAATAAATATATCAGGGGTATGCAGGACAGCTTTTTGGTGGTTCTGGATATTTTCCCCACGAGAACAACCCAGCTCGCGGATGTGATACTTCCTGCCGCTTTCCTCTATGAAAAAGGCGGCGTATTCGGCTGCTCCGAACGCAGAAGCCAGCTTACGGAAAAAGCCGTGGAACCCATAGGGCAGGCTAAGCCCGACCTGTGGATAGTCGCGCAGATAGCCAAAAGAATGGGCTTTGAAAAGCTCATTCCATGGAACGGCAATGATTCCATGAAGGCAAACGAGCAGGCATGGACAGATTATATAACAGTGACAAAGGATACCGAACACACTCTCTGGGGCGCCACATACGACAGACTGAAAAAAGAGAAGGCGGGTCTCCAGTGGCCCTGCCCGTCCGTGGAGCACCCGGGAACGGAGAGACGCTATGTCAGAGGGCTTGACCCGATGTTTGAGCATCCGGCGGAAAAAGGCAATATTCCCGACAGCGCTCAGGTCTACTTTTATGCGGATGCGAAGAAGGAGGGCAAGCTGAATCTTTTCCTCCGCCCCTATGAAGGTCCCGGTGAAATGCCCGACAAGGATTTTCCCTTCTTCCTCACTACAGGAAGAGTCGTGGAGCAGTGGCACACGGGAACCATGACAATGCGTATTCCCGAAATAGCGAGAACTCACCCGAACGCATATATAGAACTGCATCCGGATGATGCAAAACAGCTCGGTATAACCGCAGGGGACATGGTGGAGATCGTGAGCAGAAGGGGCAGAAGTTCTATGCCCGCAAGAATAACAAAAGGGACTCTCCCGGGTGTTGCCTTTGTTCCTTGGCATGATCAGGCAATGGCAAGAATGATTAACTTTGTGTGCAATGACGTGGTTGACCCCGACTCAAAGGAACCTGAGTACAAGGTAGCCGCTGTGCGCATTAACAAAATAAGCGGACCGAAAGACGTTGCCGACAAATACATAATCAGTGACGTAAACGCTCCTTTCGCTTAA
- a CDS encoding 4Fe-4S binding protein — protein sequence MAGQSRIKKYRRLVQTAVFLMMFIIPLLNMFEIYFIKGTFYSIDVGSAAAADPIAVFQAAMSSKSVNVYMALSVVIPILLMLLAGRVWCSWMCPYHFIAEGVSFIKKKLGMKKSFPVYSPAAKRRTENQRLIILVCFIALAGVAGIPLLNLISAPGVISSQALVLVKFRYVTFELVFILALITAEFVLFPFFWCRLFCPTGTFLSLFKTERGMHLKRTAESCSMCGSCRKVCPMGLDPVTDGSSLLCHNCGDCIDACPDNRKKETLRFISGRQNFPS from the coding sequence ATGGCTGGACAGAGTAGAATAAAAAAATACAGGCGGCTCGTGCAGACTGCGGTTTTTTTGATGATGTTCATCATCCCGCTGCTGAACATGTTTGAGATATATTTCATCAAGGGAACCTTTTATTCCATTGATGTGGGCAGCGCGGCGGCGGCGGATCCGATCGCTGTTTTTCAGGCGGCGATGTCGTCGAAATCAGTGAATGTTTACATGGCGCTCTCGGTTGTGATACCGATACTGCTGATGCTGCTGGCGGGGCGTGTGTGGTGCTCATGGATGTGCCCCTATCATTTCATAGCCGAGGGTGTGAGCTTCATTAAGAAAAAACTCGGCATGAAAAAGAGCTTTCCAGTTTATTCTCCCGCCGCCAAAAGGCGGACAGAGAACCAGAGGCTTATTATTCTCGTATGTTTTATCGCCCTTGCCGGAGTTGCGGGCATTCCTCTTTTGAACCTTATATCAGCTCCGGGTGTCATATCATCACAGGCGCTTGTGCTGGTTAAATTCCGATATGTCACATTTGAGCTGGTGTTTATCTTAGCGCTGATAACCGCCGAGTTTGTGCTTTTCCCTTTCTTCTGGTGCAGGCTTTTCTGCCCCACGGGAACATTCCTATCTCTGTTTAAGACGGAGCGGGGGATGCACCTGAAAAGAACGGCTGAAAGCTGCTCCATGTGCGGCTCATGCAGAAAGGTATGCCCTATGGGGCTTGACCCTGTGACAGACGGCAGCAGCCTCCTGTGCCACAACTGCGGTGACTGTATTGACGCCTGTCCCGACAACAGAAAAAAAGAAACCCTCCGCTTCATAAGCGGCAGGCAGAACTTCCCCTCATAG
- a CDS encoding quaternary amine ABC transporter ATP-binding protein, producing MCKIEVKNLYKLFGENVSHAINDMKKGKGKEEIMKKHGAAVGLDNVSFSVKEGEILVVMGLSGSGKSTLIRCLNRLIEPTEGVITIDGQDITRFNKDQLRELRSKKFGMVFQRFALFPHKSVIENAAYGLEVQNVPKEERLKRAADSLELVGLKGWEEYYPENLSGGMQQRVGLARALAVEPDILLMDEAFSALDPLIKREMQDELLSLQARVNKTIVFITHDLDEALKLGDRIVLMKDGRVVQIGEPEEILTNPANMYVEKFVENVDLSKVLTVSSVMIKPFAVTYPKDGPKSALLKMKEAGISSVMVVNRERQFMGIVHVKDVRKAAELNHKTLEEVLDRDVVSALPDENISGLFTAAKFPIAVVDEKGVLKGAVVRGSLLSALSFEGGVGNG from the coding sequence ATGTGTAAAATTGAGGTTAAAAACCTTTATAAACTCTTCGGTGAAAATGTCTCCCATGCCATTAATGACATGAAAAAGGGCAAGGGAAAAGAGGAGATTATGAAGAAGCACGGCGCTGCCGTGGGACTTGACAATGTGTCCTTCTCAGTAAAAGAGGGGGAGATTCTTGTGGTTATGGGGCTTTCCGGCTCGGGCAAATCCACGCTGATACGCTGCCTTAACAGGCTCATAGAGCCAACAGAGGGCGTGATCACCATCGATGGGCAGGACATCACCCGCTTTAACAAGGATCAGCTGCGGGAACTGCGCTCAAAAAAGTTCGGTATGGTTTTCCAGCGCTTCGCACTCTTCCCTCACAAAAGTGTCATCGAAAACGCCGCTTACGGGCTTGAGGTGCAGAATGTGCCCAAGGAGGAGAGGCTTAAGCGTGCGGCGGACTCCCTTGAGCTTGTGGGTTTAAAGGGTTGGGAGGAGTATTATCCCGAAAACCTCAGCGGCGGTATGCAGCAGAGGGTGGGACTTGCCAGAGCCCTTGCCGTGGAGCCGGACATTCTGCTCATGGACGAGGCGTTCAGCGCTCTTGATCCGCTGATAAAGCGTGAGATGCAGGATGAACTGCTCTCTCTTCAGGCGAGGGTTAACAAGACTATAGTTTTCATCACCCATGATCTGGACGAGGCTCTGAAGCTGGGCGACAGGATTGTCCTGATGAAGGACGGGCGTGTGGTGCAGATAGGCGAACCCGAGGAGATACTCACAAACCCCGCAAACATGTACGTGGAAAAGTTTGTGGAGAATGTGGATCTTTCCAAGGTTCTTACCGTTTCCAGCGTGATGATAAAACCCTTCGCCGTAACCTATCCGAAGGACGGTCCCAAGTCTGCGCTTCTTAAGATGAAGGAGGCGGGTATATCGTCCGTCATGGTGGTTAACAGGGAAAGGCAGTTCATGGGCATAGTCCATGTGAAGGACGTGCGCAAGGCGGCGGAGCTTAATCATAAGACTCTGGAAGAGGTTCTGGACAGAGATGTTGTGAGCGCTCTGCCGGATGAGAACATAAGCGGGCTTTTCACGGCGGCTAAGTTTCCCATAGCCGTTGTGGACGAAAAGGGCGTGCTGAAAGGCGCTGTTGTGAGGGGTTCGCTCCTCTCCGCGCTATCATTTGAAGGTGGCGTAGGCAATGGATAG
- a CDS encoding 4Fe-4S dicluster domain-containing protein, translated as MSLREKVKNYLSKNPFKGYFKRNRLRPPGAVTEERFMELCIRCARCIEVCPYESVKRADLFDRLQIGTPYIYADERACYLCMLCPSVCPTGALDPKLKEPEKVRMGLAYIEQDKCLNYLYVKDENAGGTQGFATICSTCYNTCPYTDEAIRMEQFLLPVITDKCTGCGICVEKCPTDPKSISIIPAGMGNEDLAGLYYQRSRKNFKKAEEAEGYSGDDAIKKKMSIDTAGEKPEFKFDYETTDKIDGWTE; from the coding sequence ATGAGTCTTCGTGAAAAGGTAAAAAACTACCTCAGCAAAAACCCGTTCAAGGGTTACTTCAAACGAAACAGACTCCGTCCGCCCGGCGCGGTGACGGAAGAGAGGTTCATGGAGCTCTGCATCCGCTGTGCGAGGTGTATCGAGGTCTGTCCTTACGAATCCGTTAAAAGAGCGGATCTCTTCGACAGGCTCCAGATCGGAACCCCGTACATATACGCTGATGAGAGGGCATGCTATCTCTGCATGCTCTGCCCCTCCGTGTGCCCCACTGGAGCCCTTGATCCCAAGCTTAAGGAGCCTGAAAAGGTGCGCATGGGTCTTGCCTACATAGAGCAGGACAAGTGCCTGAACTACCTCTACGTAAAGGACGAAAACGCAGGCGGAACCCAAGGGTTCGCCACCATCTGCTCCACATGTTACAACACCTGCCCCTACACGGATGAGGCGATCAGGATGGAGCAGTTTCTACTCCCCGTGATAACCGACAAATGCACGGGCTGCGGAATCTGTGTGGAGAAATGTCCCACCGATCCGAAGTCCATAAGCATTATTCCCGCCGGAATGGGGAACGAAGACTTGGCAGGGCTTTATTATCAGCGCTCCCGCAAAAATTTCAAAAAGGCTGAGGAAGCCGAAGGATACAGCGGGGACGACGCCATAAAGAAAAAAATGAGCATAGACACGGCGGGCGAAAAGCCTGAGTTCAAATTTGATTATGAAACCACGGATAAGATAGATGGCTGGACAGAGTAG
- a CDS encoding chaperone NapD, translating into MIFTGSIINFEDGKKEAALEVLKTCPQIEVHTFSEDGRSAVVSIETEDSKELEAITDRLKKESSIKDIAHHYMYFGEETEKLLSESAQSPELGEFFKSARTKNGKAV; encoded by the coding sequence ATGATATTCACAGGCAGCATCATCAATTTTGAAGACGGAAAAAAGGAAGCGGCGCTTGAAGTGCTTAAAACCTGTCCGCAGATAGAAGTTCACACCTTTTCGGAGGATGGGCGCAGCGCCGTGGTCTCCATAGAGACCGAAGACAGCAAAGAGCTGGAAGCTATCACGGACAGGCTGAAAAAAGAAAGCAGCATAAAAGATATAGCTCACCATTACATGTACTTCGGAGAGGAGACGGAAAAGCTTCTTTCAGAGAGTGCGCAGTCCCCTGAGCTCGGTGAATTTTTTAAAAGCGCGAGGACAAAAAACGGCAAAGCTGTATGA
- a CDS encoding PAS domain-containing protein: protein MPKRFPTGLHLLYNFGAEKSLHSAPQTGGFMVKSIRSIRKNTAILLASVLAFFALVFSSLLYFEQRSVLETKVTEADKKMVMLFENHLKRLARVYLTRLSEISDSEEFTAALAAEDREKVIRILTPKYEALKRNNPYLNIMHVHTQDSRSFVRMHMPDKYGDSLSAYRDSVSEVNSGLHPVYGFEVGAGGLYYRVIRPVIDSKGRHLGSIEVGIEPQYFYETVREFMPELIPYISVAKSSLSPTDAGAEGRIYHSGGENALLIEEYADTDKEMIESGSKIYAVCRGAVFNNFRGHEAAVLRAFYDVTDARLVIAEKTFLFFSLSVLLFILLYLIMRKGFESFLSYYSSRNTELDSLYALFDEGSTVIFRWNNTLNWDVTFCTGNVRRIFGYEPEDFCSGYVKYVSVIHKEDLGRVIGEVKSSVESGVESFIHEPYRIVSKNKGARWVFDSTKIIRDESGKALHFQGYICDITDLYTETDELKANLSRYKLAVDASGIGLWDWNLLTDEVSFSPEWKAMLGYDEKEIKGSSQSWRDLLHAADRDKVAVEVGKMLSGESERLAYEFRMKCRDGSYRWVSSFAKTIFSEDGRPLRAVGLHIDITDRKLLEIRLDDNGRFLEVLLENLPVPVFYKDRSLKYIGCNQRFLEFMGAQSKDEIIGHRDFNFLDAKQSDIQSSYDKLALEDTGRMHEYEVDLTTLRGNRRKVIIYKRAFKNSAGEPAGVIGAFADVTEMKSLQRMLMNNAEEVHRAKKDLDDAQALAKIGSWRYEIGTGRMVWSDEHYRILGLESGSVIPSFELFLEFVGKRDRDRIKEVIDGALKERKAFSEEHVLNIPGQEHRHVHMRGSVITGENGSPVALIGTLQDVTDIKNAQLALDRMNRMLSEYTEIVDKNVIVSRTDLNGRILYVSEAFCRAAELPREELIGRTHSVLSHPDMDREVYKDLWETITWGNVWKGELKNRSGKGNDYWIYATISPTYGKSGRINGYTAVSTDITVKKQMERLSVTDPLTGLYNRLRLDTVFRKELERCERYGCALSVILIDVDGFKSINDSYGHQTGDIVLREAAEVLRNNIRKTDTIGRWGGEEFLIICPETDLEGSVRLAEKLRTAVAGYEFMIVGSVTCSIGVTEYEENAGESVMMKAADQALYQAKREGRNRVVSRSVVAG from the coding sequence ATGCCGAAAAGGTTTCCGACGGGGCTTCATTTATTATACAACTTCGGGGCTGAGAAGAGCTTGCACTCCGCCCCGCAGACGGGCGGTTTTATGGTTAAGTCCATCAGAAGTATAAGGAAAAACACAGCTATACTCCTTGCGTCGGTTCTGGCATTCTTTGCGCTTGTTTTTTCCTCTCTGCTTTATTTTGAACAGAGAAGTGTTCTTGAAACGAAGGTAACCGAAGCCGATAAAAAGATGGTAATGCTTTTCGAGAACCACCTGAAAAGGCTGGCAAGGGTTTATCTTACCCGTTTGTCCGAAATTTCCGATTCCGAAGAGTTCACTGCCGCCCTTGCCGCTGAGGACAGGGAAAAGGTCATCAGAATACTCACTCCCAAATACGAAGCGCTGAAAAGAAATAATCCCTATCTCAATATTATGCACGTTCATACGCAGGATTCCCGTTCATTCGTGAGAATGCACATGCCGGATAAATATGGTGACAGCCTGAGCGCCTACCGTGATTCAGTGAGCGAGGTGAACTCCGGTCTCCATCCGGTTTACGGTTTTGAAGTCGGTGCGGGGGGGCTGTATTACCGTGTGATACGTCCGGTGATAGACAGCAAAGGCAGGCATCTGGGCAGTATAGAGGTGGGCATAGAGCCTCAGTATTTTTATGAAACAGTCAGAGAGTTCATGCCGGAGCTCATTCCGTATATAAGTGTCGCCAAAAGCAGCCTCAGCCCCACTGACGCAGGAGCCGAAGGAAGGATATACCATTCCGGCGGGGAAAATGCCCTTCTTATCGAGGAATATGCCGATACTGACAAAGAAATGATAGAGTCAGGCTCTAAAATCTATGCAGTCTGCCGCGGCGCTGTTTTCAATAACTTCAGGGGACATGAGGCGGCTGTGCTCAGGGCGTTTTATGATGTCACTGATGCCCGTCTGGTTATAGCGGAGAAGACATTCCTCTTTTTTTCCCTTTCAGTTCTGCTTTTCATTCTCCTCTACCTGATAATGCGAAAAGGCTTTGAAAGCTTCCTGAGCTACTACAGCAGCAGAAATACGGAGCTGGACAGCCTCTACGCCCTTTTTGATGAGGGATCCACTGTAATATTCCGCTGGAACAATACCCTGAACTGGGATGTGACCTTCTGCACAGGCAATGTCCGCCGGATTTTTGGCTACGAACCGGAAGATTTCTGCTCCGGTTATGTGAAGTATGTCTCTGTTATACATAAAGAGGATCTGGGCAGAGTGATAGGAGAGGTCAAAAGCTCGGTTGAAAGCGGAGTCGAAAGCTTTATCCATGAACCTTACCGCATAGTTTCCAAAAACAAAGGAGCGAGATGGGTTTTTGACTCTACAAAAATTATAAGGGACGAAAGCGGCAAGGCTCTTCATTTTCAAGGCTATATATGTGACATAACAGATCTTTACACTGAAACAGACGAACTGAAGGCAAACCTGAGCAGGTACAAGCTCGCGGTCGATGCCTCAGGCATTGGTCTCTGGGACTGGAACCTTCTGACGGACGAGGTCAGCTTCTCTCCCGAGTGGAAAGCCATGCTCGGCTACGATGAGAAGGAGATCAAGGGCAGCTCGCAGTCATGGCGGGATCTGCTCCATGCGGCAGACAGGGATAAGGTGGCGGTGGAAGTGGGGAAAATGCTCTCCGGAGAATCAGAGCGTCTTGCCTATGAATTCCGGATGAAATGTAGGGACGGTTCATACAGGTGGGTGAGCTCTTTTGCGAAAACGATTTTCAGTGAAGACGGGAGACCCTTGCGGGCTGTGGGTCTGCATATAGATATAACAGACAGAAAGCTGCTTGAAATAAGACTGGACGACAACGGCAGATTCCTTGAGGTTTTGCTGGAAAATCTCCCTGTCCCCGTATTCTATAAGGATCGCAGCCTGAAATACATCGGCTGCAATCAGCGTTTCCTTGAATTTATGGGCGCGCAGTCCAAGGATGAGATAATAGGTCACAGGGATTTCAATTTCCTTGACGCCAAGCAGTCGGACATACAGAGCAGCTACGACAAACTTGCGCTGGAAGACACGGGCAGAATGCACGAATACGAAGTTGATCTCACCACACTGCGTGGAAACAGAAGAAAGGTAATCATCTATAAACGCGCCTTCAAAAACTCCGCGGGCGAACCGGCAGGCGTAATAGGCGCCTTCGCGGATGTCACGGAGATGAAATCGCTCCAGCGGATGCTGATGAACAACGCCGAAGAGGTTCACAGGGCAAAGAAAGATCTGGATGACGCTCAGGCGCTGGCGAAGATAGGAAGCTGGCGCTATGAGATCGGCACGGGGCGTATGGTCTGGTCAGATGAGCATTACAGGATTCTGGGGCTTGAGAGCGGAAGCGTAATCCCCTCTTTCGAGCTTTTCCTTGAGTTTGTGGGCAAAAGAGACAGAGACAGGATCAAGGAAGTAATAGACGGCGCCCTGAAAGAAAGAAAAGCGTTCAGTGAGGAGCATGTTCTCAATATTCCCGGACAGGAGCACAGGCATGTGCATATGCGGGGCAGCGTAATAACCGGAGAAAACGGATCTCCTGTTGCGCTCATAGGCACTCTTCAGGATGTCACGGATATAAAGAACGCTCAGCTCGCGCTGGACAGAATGAACCGGATGCTCTCTGAATACACTGAGATAGTTGATAAAAATGTCATAGTTTCAAGAACTGACTTAAACGGCAGGATACTTTACGTGAGCGAGGCTTTCTGCCGTGCCGCCGAGCTCCCACGTGAGGAGCTGATCGGCAGAACGCACAGCGTACTCTCTCACCCTGACATGGACAGGGAAGTCTACAAAGATCTCTGGGAGACCATAACATGGGGCAATGTATGGAAGGGTGAGCTTAAAAACCGCAGCGGAAAAGGGAACGATTACTGGATCTACGCTACCATATCGCCGACATACGGCAAAAGCGGCAGAATAAACGGGTACACTGCGGTAAGCACTGACATAACCGTGAAGAAACAGATGGAGAGGCTCTCCGTCACAGACCCTCTCACCGGACTTTACAACAGGCTGAGGCTGGACACTGTTTTCAGAAAAGAGCTTGAAAGATGTGAGCGCTACGGCTGCGCTCTTTCTGTGATTCTTATAGATGTTGACGGCTTCAAGTCTATAAACGACAGCTACGGTCACCAGACAGGTGACATAGTTCTTCGTGAGGCGGCAGAGGTTCTCAGGAATAACATCAGGAAAACAGACACGATCGGGCGCTGGGGCGGTGAGGAGTTTCTTATTATCTGCCCCGAGACCGATCTTGAGGGTTCCGTAAGGCTGGCTGAAAAGCTCCGCACCGCTGTGGCAGGCTATGAATTTATGATAGTGGGCAGCGTTACATGCAGCATAGGCGTTACAGAATACGAAGAGAACGCAGGGGAAAGCGTTATGATGAAGGCTGCGGATCAGGCTCTCTATCAGGCAAAAAGAGAGGGGCGCAACCGTGTTGTATCCCGCAGTGTTGTGGCGGGCTGA